A genomic window from Osmerus eperlanus chromosome 5, fOsmEpe2.1, whole genome shotgun sequence includes:
- the gnrhr4 gene encoding gonadotropin releasing hormone receptor 4 translates to MMFYQMMEHTQNGSCDTPICNKSTTGDTLQLPTFSTAAKVRVIITFALCILSAVCNLVVLWAASTDGKRKSHVRILIINLTVADLLVTFIVMPVDAFWNITVQWQAGDIACRLMMFLKLVAMYSCAFVTVVISLDRQSAILNPLGISEAKKRSKVMLTVAWMMSVILSVPQMFLFHNVTITVPENFTQCTTRGSFANHWQETLYNMFTFVCLFLLPLVIMIFCYSRILVEISSRMSRGKMSSMEVHLRRSNNNIPKARMRTLKMSIVIVTSFIVCWTPYYLLGLWYWFFPDDLEETVSHSLTHMLFIFGLFNACLDPITYGLFTIHFRHGLKRHCENVAESENNTTLTGSFRCSSVRMTRLSHKNQVLSSGHTIEVEQTKTACRYSNYLTVSNTGEGDSRLRQVSPVSMI, encoded by the exons ATGATGTTTTATCAAatgatggaacacacacagaatggcAGCTGTGATACACCCATTTGCAACAAGAGTACAACCGGAGACACGCTCCAGCTTCCCACCTTCTCCACCGCTGCGAAAGTCAGAGTGATCATTACCTTTGCTCTATGTATTTTGTCAGCTGTCTGCAACCTTGTTGTCCTGTGGGCAGCCAGCACAGACGGCAAGCGCAAATCTCATGTCAGGATACTTATAATCAACCTCACTGTTGCAGACCTGTTAGTGACGTTCATCGTAATGCCTGTTGACGCTTTCTGGAACATCACAGTTCAGTGGCAGGCAGGGGACATTGCCTGTAGACTGATGATGTTCTTAAAACTTGTTGCAATGTACTCCTGTGCTTTTGTAACTGTCGTCATTAGCTTGGACCGACAGTCTGCTATCCTCAACCCGTTAGGCATCAGTGAGGCCAAAAAGAGAAGCAAAGTCATGTTGACTGTGGCTTGGATGATGAGTGTGATTCTCTCTGTTCCACAG ATGTTTCTGTTCCACAACGTGACGATCACAGTGCCAGAGAACTTCACCCAGTGCACCACCCGAGGAAGCTTTGCCAACCACTGGCAGGAGACCCTTTACAACATGTTTACTTTTGTATgtctcttcctgctccctctGGTCATCATGATCTTCTGCTACTCACGGATCCTGGTGGAAATATCCAGTCGCATGAGTCGAGGAAAGA tgtcATCTATGGAGGTGCATCTACGTCGGTCCAATAACAACATCCCAAAAGCACGAATGAGAACTTTAAAAATGAGTATAGTTATTGTGACATCCTTCATTGTCTGCTGGACCCCATACTACCTACTGGGTCTGTGGTATTGGTTCTTCCCTGATGATCTGGAGGAGACTGTCTCCCACTCACTGACTCATATGCTCTTTATCTTTGGTCTTTTCAATGCCTGCTTGGACCCCATCACTTATGGGCTATTCACCATCCATTTCCGGCACGGCCTCAAACGTCATTGTGAAAATGTCGCTGAGTCTGAAAACAACACAACACTAACTGGATCGTTCAGGTGCTCATCCGTCCGCATGACACGACTCTCACATAAAAACCAGGTGTTGAGCAGTGGCCACACCATAGAGGTGGAACAAACCAAGACAGCGTGCCGCTATAGCAATTATCTTACAGTAAGCAACACTGGAGAAGGGGACTCCAGACTCAGGCAGGTTAGCCCTGTAAGCATGATATAA